A single region of the Sulfitobacter geojensis genome encodes:
- the choX gene encoding choline ABC transporter substrate-binding protein codes for MKHLLATTAVALGFATSLSAAGCDKVTFSDVGWTDITATTAAASVVLDALGYETETKILSVPVTYTSMAAGDIDVFLGNWMPTMEADIAPYREAGTVDTVRANLQGAKYTLAVNKAAADMGITSFAAIAAKADALDGKIYGIEPGNDGNRLIQSMIDDNAFDLKDFEVVESSEQGMLAQVKRLSRKGDPIVFLGWEPHPMNANFELTYLEGGDDFFGPDLGGATVHTNTRAGYVDECPNVGKLLNNMEFTLAMENEIMGSILDDGNDPEEAAAMWIKANSDVLGGWLDGVTTKDGGDAMSAAAALK; via the coding sequence ATGAAACATCTTTTGGCCACCACTGCTGTTGCCCTCGGCTTTGCCACATCATTGTCCGCAGCTGGATGCGACAAGGTGACTTTTTCCGATGTGGGCTGGACCGACATCACCGCGACAACGGCCGCCGCATCCGTCGTGCTTGACGCGCTGGGCTATGAGACAGAGACCAAGATCCTGTCCGTTCCGGTTACCTATACCTCCATGGCGGCGGGCGACATTGACGTTTTCCTTGGCAACTGGATGCCAACAATGGAAGCCGATATCGCGCCTTATCGCGAGGCGGGCACCGTGGATACCGTGCGTGCGAATTTGCAGGGCGCGAAATACACGCTTGCCGTGAACAAAGCCGCGGCTGACATGGGCATCACGTCTTTTGCTGCCATCGCGGCCAAGGCGGATGCGCTGGACGGCAAAATCTATGGCATTGAACCGGGCAATGACGGCAACCGTCTGATCCAGTCGATGATCGACGACAATGCTTTTGACCTTAAGGATTTCGAAGTGGTCGAATCCTCCGAGCAGGGCATGCTGGCTCAGGTGAAACGCCTCAGCCGCAAAGGAGATCCGATTGTCTTCCTCGGGTGGGAACCGCACCCGATGAACGCCAACTTTGAACTGACCTACCTTGAAGGCGGCGATGATTTCTTTGGCCCTGATCTGGGCGGTGCCACGGTGCACACCAACACCCGCGCCGGTTATGTCGATGAATGCCCAAATGTCGGCAAGTTGCTGAACAATATGGAATTCACGCTGGCCATGGAAAACGAAATCATGGGCTCGATCCTTGACGATGGCAACGACCCTGAAGAAGCGGCAGCCATGTGGATCAAAGCGAATTCGGACGTTTTGGGTGGATGGCTTGACGGTGTGACCACCAAAGACGGTGGTGATGCAATGTCTGCGGCCGCAGCACTCAAGTAA
- a CDS encoding YaeQ family protein, which yields MAQKATIYKVELSVSDMDRHYYETHKLTVAKHPSETDERMMVRLLAFALNANEQLEMTKGLSTDDEPDIWQKSLSDELELWVALGLPSEKIMRQSSGKSGKVIVYCYGGRTAETWWDKVKNSTTRFDNLQVINLPEKDTNALAELASRSMKLQVNIQDGEVMVSADDSMIYVTPVEWKAAKA from the coding sequence ATGGCGCAGAAAGCCACGATCTACAAAGTTGAACTGTCCGTTTCAGACATGGACCGTCACTATTACGAAACCCACAAACTGACCGTGGCCAAACATCCCTCGGAAACCGACGAGCGGATGATGGTGCGCCTGCTTGCTTTTGCGCTGAATGCCAACGAACAGTTGGAAATGACCAAAGGCCTGTCGACGGATGACGAACCTGACATCTGGCAGAAAAGCCTGAGTGACGAGCTGGAGCTTTGGGTGGCTTTGGGTCTGCCAAGTGAAAAGATCATGCGCCAGTCCAGCGGCAAATCCGGCAAGGTCATTGTCTACTGCTATGGCGGGCGCACCGCTGAAACCTGGTGGGACAAGGTCAAGAACAGCACGACGCGGTTCGACAATCTTCAAGTGATCAACTTGCCCGAAAAAGATACCAACGCCTTGGCCGAACTGGCCAGTCGGTCGATGAAGTTGCAAGTGAACATTCAGGACGGTGAAGTCATGGTAAGTGCCGATGACAGCATGATTTATGTCACGCCGGTTGAATGGAAAGCGGCCAAGGCCTGA
- the ccoN gene encoding cytochrome-c oxidase, cbb3-type subunit I, producing MTSDYFKLILLAGITLFAAIAASWGRDLAYQVHAFLIMVISAGMFIWVLRNTDEEPRPQTDTNGYMDDVIRAGVIATAFWGVVGFLAGTFIAFQLAFPALNFEWAQPYANFGRLRPLHTSAVIFAFGGNALIMSSFYIVQRTCGTRLWGGNLRWFVFWGYQLFIVLAATGYVLGSTQSKEYAEPEWYIDIWLTIIWVSYLAIYMGTLINRREKHIYVANWFFLAFIVTVAMLHLVNNLSLPVSIWGSNSIQLFSGVQDAMTQWWYGHNAVGFFLTAGFLGMMYYFVPKQAERPVFSYKLSIIHFWALIFLYIWAGPHHLHYTALPDWAATLGMVFSIILWMPSWGGMINGLMTLNGAWDKLRTDPIIRMMVISLAFYGMSTFEGPMMSIRAVNSLSHYTDWTIGHVHSGVLGWNGMITFAALYFLTPKLWGRAQMYSMSAINWHFWLATIGIVLYAASMWVTGIMEGLMWREVDSQGFLVNSFADTVAAKFPMYIVRGLGGVMYLSGSLIMVWNLWMTIRGGARVVAPVGVPAE from the coding sequence ATGACGTCTGACTATTTCAAGCTGATCCTGCTGGCGGGGATTACGCTTTTTGCCGCAATTGCCGCCAGTTGGGGCCGCGATCTGGCTTATCAGGTGCATGCGTTCCTGATTATGGTCATTTCTGCGGGTATGTTCATCTGGGTGTTGCGTAACACTGACGAAGAACCACGCCCGCAGACCGACACCAACGGGTATATGGATGACGTGATCCGCGCCGGTGTGATCGCAACCGCCTTTTGGGGTGTTGTTGGGTTCCTTGCAGGCACGTTCATCGCGTTCCAGCTCGCCTTTCCGGCGCTGAATTTTGAGTGGGCGCAACCCTATGCGAACTTCGGACGACTTCGTCCCCTTCATACGTCAGCGGTGATTTTTGCCTTTGGTGGCAACGCGTTGATCATGTCGTCGTTTTATATTGTGCAACGCACCTGCGGGACGCGCCTTTGGGGCGGCAACCTGCGGTGGTTCGTGTTCTGGGGCTATCAGCTTTTCATCGTGCTGGCCGCAACCGGCTATGTCCTGGGGTCGACCCAGTCAAAAGAATATGCCGAACCCGAATGGTATATCGACATCTGGCTGACCATCATCTGGGTTTCCTATCTTGCGATCTATATGGGCACGCTGATCAACCGGCGCGAAAAGCATATCTATGTGGCGAACTGGTTCTTTCTGGCGTTCATCGTCACCGTTGCCATGCTGCATCTGGTGAACAACCTGTCCCTGCCGGTCTCGATCTGGGGGTCCAACTCGATCCAGCTGTTCTCCGGTGTGCAAGACGCCATGACGCAGTGGTGGTATGGTCACAACGCCGTGGGCTTCTTCCTGACTGCGGGCTTCCTTGGCATGATGTACTATTTCGTGCCAAAGCAAGCCGAGCGTCCTGTGTTCAGCTACAAACTGTCGATCATCCACTTCTGGGCGCTGATCTTTCTGTACATCTGGGCGGGTCCGCACCACTTGCACTATACCGCCCTGCCCGATTGGGCGGCGACCCTTGGCATGGTGTTCTCCATCATCCTGTGGATGCCTTCATGGGGGGGTATGATCAACGGTCTGATGACGCTGAACGGCGCATGGGACAAGCTGCGTACCGATCCGATTATCCGCATGATGGTGATCTCACTCGCGTTCTACGGCATGTCGACCTTTGAAGGTCCGATGATGTCGATCCGCGCGGTGAACTCTCTGTCACACTACACTGACTGGACCATCGGCCACGTACACTCCGGCGTCTTGGGCTGGAACGGCATGATTACCTTTGCCGCTTTGTACTTCCTGACACCTAAACTTTGGGGGCGTGCGCAAATGTACTCCATGTCTGCAATCAACTGGCACTTCTGGCTCGCGACCATCGGCATCGTACTTTATGCCGCAAGCATGTGGGTCACCGGCATCATGGAAGGTTTGATGTGGCGTGAAGTCGACAGCCAGGGCTTCCTCGTGAACTCCTTTGCCGACACCGTGGCCGCCAAATTCCCGATGTACATCGTGCGCGGCTTGGGCGGGGTCATGTATCTGTCCGGTTCGCTGATCATGGTCTGGAACCTGTGGATGACAATCCGTGGCGGAGCGCGCGTTGTCGCCCCCGTCGGTGTGCCGGCCGAGTAA
- the fnrL gene encoding transcriptional regulator FnrL, with protein MNLARTSSNFASCADCNIRNRAVCATCDSDELSRLEDIKYYRTFDAGQQIMFQGDEMHFVASVVTGAAKLSRTLPDGRIQMLGLLLPSDFIGRPGREHVAYDVEAIQDVTLCCFRRKPFEALIDVTPHIGQRLLVMSLDELEVAREWMMLLGRKTAREKISCLLSLIGRRTASLHLQHVGDGLSFEMPMSREAMGEYLGLTIETVSRQMTALRKDGVIEMTGSRTIAIPDLTILMAETGDDTDGGVLY; from the coding sequence ATGAATCTGGCCCGAACCAGCAGCAATTTTGCATCTTGTGCGGATTGCAATATCAGAAACCGCGCCGTATGCGCGACCTGTGATTCAGACGAACTGAGCCGCCTGGAAGATATCAAGTATTACCGCACCTTTGATGCCGGCCAGCAGATCATGTTTCAGGGCGACGAGATGCATTTTGTGGCCTCCGTGGTGACCGGTGCTGCCAAGTTGTCGCGCACCCTGCCCGACGGACGTATCCAGATGCTGGGCCTGCTGTTGCCATCCGATTTCATCGGGCGACCGGGGCGCGAACATGTGGCCTATGATGTTGAAGCAATTCAGGACGTTACCCTGTGCTGTTTCCGGCGCAAACCTTTCGAGGCGCTGATCGACGTGACACCCCATATTGGCCAACGCCTGCTGGTAATGTCACTTGACGAGCTGGAAGTTGCGCGCGAATGGATGATGCTGTTGGGGCGCAAGACCGCGCGTGAAAAGATCAGTTGCCTTTTGTCCCTGATCGGGCGGCGCACGGCATCGCTGCATTTGCAGCATGTGGGTGACGGCCTGTCCTTCGAGATGCCCATGTCGCGTGAAGCGATGGGGGAATATCTGGGCCTGACCATCGAAACTGTCAGCCGCCAGATGACCGCCCTGCGCAAGGACGGCGTCATCGAAATGACCGGCAGCCGCACCATTGCGATTCCCGACCTTACTATTTTAATGGCAGAAACCGGTGATGATACCGATGGCGGTGTTTTGTACTGA
- the choV gene encoding choline ABC transporter ATP-binding protein, whose translation MNTAVKFDNVSIVFGEKPHAALELMDQGQNRPEIEAATGQVLGVHNCSLEVAEGEILVLMGLSGSGKSTLLRAVNGLNPVVRGHVEVNDGAWSANVQGCSPADLRKVRRECVSMVFQQFGLLPWRTVRDNVAMALEFSDIAKSERNARAEKQLALVGLSDWADRKVGDLSGGMQQRVGLARAFVTEAPILLMDEPFSALDPLIRTRLQDELLELQRDLKRTIIFVSHDLDEAFKLGGRIAIMEGGRIVQLGTPREIFSNPASDYVADFVSNMNPLGVLTARDVMDPANGETADEVAAETPVADLIQQLTGDTEALQVMDGDAVLGVVTAQSIVARLGE comes from the coding sequence ATGAACACGGCAGTAAAATTCGATAACGTTTCCATCGTATTTGGCGAGAAACCTCACGCAGCGCTTGAGCTAATGGATCAGGGCCAGAACCGCCCTGAAATCGAGGCGGCGACCGGTCAGGTGCTTGGTGTGCACAATTGCTCGCTAGAGGTGGCCGAAGGCGAAATTCTTGTGCTTATGGGGCTGTCGGGCTCTGGCAAGTCCACCTTGTTGCGCGCTGTGAACGGGCTGAACCCTGTGGTGCGCGGCCATGTCGAGGTCAACGATGGCGCGTGGTCGGCCAATGTTCAGGGATGTTCGCCTGCGGACCTGCGCAAGGTGCGGCGTGAATGTGTGTCGATGGTGTTTCAACAATTCGGCCTGCTGCCGTGGCGCACGGTGCGCGACAATGTGGCGATGGCGCTGGAATTCTCCGACATCGCCAAATCCGAACGCAACGCCCGCGCGGAAAAGCAGCTTGCGCTGGTGGGGTTGTCCGATTGGGCCGACCGCAAGGTGGGTGACCTTTCAGGGGGGATGCAGCAGCGCGTCGGCCTTGCCCGCGCGTTTGTCACCGAAGCGCCGATCTTGTTGATGGACGAACCGTTTTCGGCGCTCGATCCCCTGATCCGTACCCGTTTGCAAGACGAGCTGTTGGAACTGCAACGCGACCTGAAACGCACGATCATTTTCGTGAGCCACGATCTGGACGAAGCGTTCAAACTGGGCGGGCGCATCGCGATCATGGAGGGCGGGCGCATCGTGCAACTGGGCACCCCGCGCGAGATCTTTTCCAACCCTGCGTCCGACTATGTGGCTGATTTCGTGTCCAATATGAACCCCTTGGGCGTCCTGACCGCCCGCGATGTCATGGACCCTGCCAATGGTGAAACCGCTGATGAGGTCGCGGCGGAAACCCCCGTGGCCGACCTGATCCAGCAATTGACCGGCGACACTGAGGCGTTGCAGGTGATGGACGGGGATGCGGTTCTGGGCGTTGTGACCGCCCAAAGCATCGTCGCACGCTTGGGTGAGTAA
- the ureG gene encoding urease accessory protein UreG yields MTDLNGPLRIGIGGPVGAGKTTLTACLARALSPDFSIGVITNDIYTQEDAEALMRMQILPQDRIIGVETGGCPHTAIREDASINLAAIAHMRDRHSDLDIVLIESGGDNLSATFSPELADVTIYVIDVAAGEDIPRKGGPALTKSDVLVINKRDLAPHVGASLDVMNADCEKMRGGRPYVFCALREDAGTQDVLSHILDIGGLANPAAS; encoded by the coding sequence ATGACTGACCTTAACGGCCCTTTGCGCATCGGGATCGGTGGCCCTGTGGGCGCGGGTAAAACCACCCTTACCGCCTGTCTTGCCCGCGCGTTAAGCCCCGATTTTTCGATCGGGGTGATCACCAACGACATTTACACCCAAGAAGATGCCGAAGCGCTGATGCGCATGCAGATCCTGCCGCAGGACCGCATTATCGGCGTCGAAACAGGCGGTTGCCCGCATACCGCGATCCGCGAGGATGCCTCCATCAACCTGGCGGCCATCGCCCATATGCGAGACCGTCATAGCGATCTTGATATCGTTTTGATCGAAAGCGGCGGCGACAACCTGTCCGCGACCTTCAGTCCCGAACTGGCCGATGTGACGATCTATGTGATTGATGTGGCCGCGGGCGAGGATATTCCTCGCAAAGGCGGCCCTGCCCTGACGAAATCGGATGTTCTGGTCATCAACAAACGCGATCTGGCCCCCCATGTGGGCGCGTCGCTGGACGTCATGAATGCCGATTGCGAAAAGATGCGCGGCGGGCGGCCTTACGTGTTTTGCGCGCTGCGCGAGGACGCGGGCACCCAAGACGTCCTGTCGCATATTCTGGACATCGGCGGGCTGGCCAATCCCGCCGCAAGCTAA
- a CDS encoding Tex family protein — MDAVANRIARQIATDIDARPEQVSATVALLDGGDTVPFVARYRKEVTGGLDDTQLRHLAERLGYLRELEKRRASILGEITQQGKMTDALADAIGKADTKAVLEDLYKPFKPKRRTKAMIARENGLEPLLRAILQQRNADPAELARAYLSETVETTKDALNGARDILAEELGENAALLGRLRQMMQQEAHVIARVNKGKEEVGAKFSDYFDHSEKWATIPSHRALAILRASKEEIVAVDIGPADEDAAARITHIIESEIGITGNGAGDKWLRDAAGWTWRIKLSLTMFMDLLTDLRRRAHATAIEVFARNLRDLLLAAPAGARTTLGLDPGIRTGCKIAVVDETGKLLDTATIYPFQPRNDLRGAEETLLHLIRKHQVGLIAVGNGTASRESERLVKDTLKRLPSGVARPTPVIVSEAGASVYSASELAAQEFPDIDVSIRGAVSIARRLQDPLAELVKIEPQAIGVGQYQHDVDQRQLAQSLAAVVEDAVNAVGVDLNMASAPLLSHIAGLGPSLAENIVAHRDANGAFASRKALLKVAGLGPKAFEQCAGFLRINEGTEPLDASSVHPEAYGVARKIVQACGRDVRAIMGDGAALAGLRAEEFVDDSFGLPTVRDILSELEKPGRDPRPEFKTATFSDGIDSITDLKSGMSLEGTVTNVAAFGAFVDIGVHQDGLVHVSQLADRFVKDPHEVVKAGDVVRVRVTEVDVARKRIGLTMRKDNSAETAKPARGSASSKPNHRSKSGGKTMTSAAPQSSAAGDGAMGSALAEALKRQLDPKS, encoded by the coding sequence ATGGACGCCGTCGCAAACCGCATTGCCCGTCAAATCGCCACCGACATTGACGCCCGCCCCGAACAGGTAAGCGCGACAGTCGCGTTGCTGGATGGCGGGGACACCGTGCCGTTTGTCGCCCGTTATCGCAAGGAAGTCACCGGTGGTCTGGACGACACGCAACTGCGCCATCTTGCCGAACGTCTGGGTTATCTGCGCGAACTGGAAAAGCGCCGCGCCAGTATTCTGGGCGAAATCACCCAGCAAGGCAAAATGACCGACGCCCTTGCCGATGCGATTGGCAAGGCGGACACCAAAGCGGTGCTTGAGGACCTTTACAAACCGTTCAAACCCAAACGGCGCACCAAGGCGATGATTGCCCGCGAAAACGGGTTGGAGCCCCTGCTGCGCGCCATTTTGCAACAGCGCAATGCCGATCCGGCGGAACTGGCCCGCGCCTATCTGTCTGAAACGGTTGAAACGACCAAAGACGCGCTGAACGGCGCGCGCGATATTCTGGCCGAAGAACTTGGCGAGAATGCTGCATTGCTGGGCCGCTTGCGACAGATGATGCAACAAGAAGCCCATGTGATCGCCCGCGTGAACAAGGGCAAGGAAGAGGTCGGGGCCAAGTTTTCTGACTATTTCGACCATAGCGAAAAATGGGCCACCATCCCCTCTCATCGTGCGCTTGCGATCCTGCGGGCCTCGAAAGAGGAAATCGTCGCGGTTGATATCGGCCCCGCAGACGAGGACGCAGCGGCGCGCATCACCCATATTATTGAATCCGAAATCGGCATTACCGGAAACGGTGCGGGCGATAAATGGCTGCGCGATGCCGCCGGTTGGACATGGCGCATCAAGCTGAGCCTGACGATGTTCATGGATTTGCTGACCGATCTGCGCCGCCGCGCCCATGCCACCGCAATCGAGGTGTTTGCCCGCAACCTGCGCGACCTGTTGCTTGCGGCACCGGCCGGTGCGCGCACGACGCTGGGACTTGATCCGGGGATCAGAACGGGGTGCAAGATTGCGGTCGTGGACGAGACCGGCAAACTGCTTGATACCGCCACGATCTATCCGTTCCAGCCGCGCAACGATCTGCGCGGGGCCGAAGAAACCCTGCTGCATCTGATCCGCAAACATCAGGTCGGTTTGATCGCGGTGGGTAATGGTACGGCCAGCCGCGAATCCGAACGTCTGGTTAAGGACACGCTCAAGCGCTTGCCCAGCGGCGTTGCGCGCCCGACCCCTGTGATTGTCTCCGAAGCTGGCGCATCGGTTTACTCAGCGTCCGAACTGGCAGCACAGGAATTCCCCGACATCGACGTGTCGATCCGCGGCGCGGTCTCTATCGCGCGGCGGTTGCAGGATCCGCTGGCAGAACTGGTTAAGATCGAACCCCAGGCCATCGGCGTCGGGCAATATCAGCATGACGTTGATCAACGCCAGCTTGCCCAATCCCTCGCCGCCGTTGTCGAAGATGCGGTGAACGCTGTTGGTGTCGATTTGAACATGGCCTCCGCCCCGCTGCTGTCCCATATCGCGGGGCTTGGCCCGTCGCTGGCGGAAAATATCGTCGCGCACCGTGACGCGAACGGGGCGTTTGCCAGCCGCAAAGCCCTGTTGAAAGTCGCGGGTCTCGGGCCGAAAGCCTTTGAGCAATGTGCAGGGTTTTTGCGCATCAATGAGGGTACCGAACCGCTTGACGCCTCATCCGTCCACCCCGAAGCTTACGGCGTGGCGCGCAAGATTGTACAGGCCTGCGGGCGGGACGTGCGCGCGATTATGGGCGATGGCGCCGCATTGGCCGGGTTGCGGGCTGAAGAATTTGTGGATGACAGTTTTGGCCTGCCCACCGTGCGCGATATCCTGTCGGAACTTGAAAAACCCGGTCGCGATCCGCGCCCCGAATTCAAGACCGCAACATTCTCTGACGGTATCGACAGCATCACCGATTTGAAATCTGGCATGTCGCTTGAAGGCACGGTAACGAATGTCGCCGCCTTCGGCGCATTCGTCGATATCGGGGTGCATCAGGACGGGCTGGTCCACGTCAGCCAGCTTGCCGACCGCTTTGTCAAAGACCCGCATGAGGTTGTCAAAGCGGGCGATGTGGTGCGGGTGCGCGTGACGGAAGTTGACGTGGCGCGCAAACGGATCGGTCTGACCATGCGCAAGGACAATAGTGCCGAGACCGCGAAACCGGCACGCGGCTCTGCCAGTTCGAAACCAAATCACCGGTCAAAAAGTGGCGGTAAGACAATGACCAGCGCAGCACCACAATCTAGCGCGGCTGGCGACGGGGCCATGGGCTCTGCCCTCGCCGAGGCATTGAAACGCCAACTTGATCCGAAATCGTGA
- a CDS encoding universal stress protein, with amino-acid sequence MSIQTVTTILTESDQAASQLQAAIGTARALDAHLHVLALATGFDQMAMMGAALDPVPVRLGVEDSIARAKALGDQANARLKDEDIRWNVETVVGTGASDATEIIRHTRFSDLVVQHRSETHGGTSQLAEAVLFDAGVPLLLLPQDMQMVAPPDKILLSWDESPTALRAVRQALPLLAKASYVHVVMVDPPKDAPDRSDPGGAFAQYLSRQGIKCELSVCNQIGGSIASTLDRRATELDCGMIVMGAYGHSRLRQAIFGGTTRSILSDATLPVFMAH; translated from the coding sequence ATGTCTATTCAGACTGTCACCACGATTCTCACGGAAAGCGATCAGGCTGCATCACAGCTACAGGCCGCAATCGGCACGGCGCGGGCGTTGGATGCGCATTTGCATGTGCTCGCCCTTGCGACAGGGTTTGATCAGATGGCGATGATGGGCGCGGCACTTGATCCAGTGCCGGTCAGGCTTGGGGTAGAGGACAGCATTGCGCGGGCCAAGGCGCTGGGCGATCAGGCCAATGCGCGCCTGAAGGACGAAGACATCCGCTGGAACGTGGAAACCGTTGTCGGCACCGGGGCCAGCGATGCGACGGAAATCATCCGCCATACGCGGTTCAGCGATCTGGTGGTGCAGCACCGAAGCGAGACGCATGGTGGCACCAGCCAGTTGGCTGAAGCCGTTCTGTTCGATGCAGGCGTTCCGTTGCTGTTGTTGCCGCAAGACATGCAAATGGTGGCACCGCCCGATAAAATTCTGTTGTCGTGGGACGAAAGCCCGACCGCGTTGCGTGCCGTGCGACAAGCGCTGCCGTTACTGGCCAAAGCGTCCTATGTGCATGTGGTTATGGTCGATCCGCCCAAAGACGCGCCGGACCGTTCGGACCCCGGCGGGGCCTTCGCGCAATATCTGTCGCGACAGGGGATCAAATGTGAACTTTCCGTTTGCAACCAGATCGGTGGTAGCATTGCGAGCACGTTGGACCGGCGCGCAACCGAATTGGACTGCGGCATGATCGTGATGGGCGCATACGGTCATTCTCGTCTGCGTCAGGCGATTTTTGGCGGCACGACCCGCAGCATCCTTTCAGATGCAACCTTGCCGGTGTTTATGGCGCACTAA
- the choW gene encoding choline ABC transporter permease subunit — protein sequence MNWLTENKIPIDDIAEAAFDWLQIKGEWFFDGLALVMEWLIDVILWVLQTPHPLIVIAAFAALTWGIQRNWKTVVFIVIGFLFILNQDYWEETTESLTLVLSACVVCMGVGVPIGIAAAHRPKLYRFMRPVLDLMQTLPTFVYLIPAIVFFGIGMVPGLIATVIFVLPAPIRLTQLGISSTPKSLLEAAQAFGATPSQTLWKIELPYALPQIMTGLNQTIMLSLSMVVIAALVGADGLGVPVVRALNSVNTGLGFESGLIIVVVAIMLDRMLRVGQK from the coding sequence ATGAACTGGCTGACAGAAAACAAGATTCCGATTGATGACATCGCCGAGGCGGCGTTCGATTGGCTGCAGATCAAGGGCGAGTGGTTCTTTGACGGTCTTGCATTGGTGATGGAGTGGCTGATCGATGTCATCCTATGGGTGTTGCAAACCCCGCATCCGCTGATTGTCATCGCCGCATTTGCCGCCCTGACATGGGGCATCCAGCGCAATTGGAAAACCGTGGTTTTTATCGTGATCGGCTTCCTGTTCATTCTCAACCAGGATTATTGGGAAGAAACCACTGAAAGCCTGACGCTGGTGCTGTCCGCCTGTGTGGTCTGTATGGGCGTCGGTGTGCCCATCGGCATCGCAGCGGCCCATCGCCCCAAGCTTTACCGCTTTATGCGTCCTGTGCTTGATCTGATGCAGACTTTGCCAACCTTTGTCTATCTCATTCCAGCCATTGTATTTTTCGGCATCGGCATGGTGCCCGGCCTGATCGCCACTGTGATCTTTGTGCTGCCAGCGCCAATCCGCCTGACGCAGCTTGGCATCTCCTCGACGCCCAAATCCCTGCTGGAAGCGGCGCAGGCGTTTGGGGCCACGCCAAGTCAGACCTTGTGGAAAATCGAATTGCCCTATGCGCTGCCCCAGATCATGACGGGGTTGAACCAGACGATCATGCTGTCCCTGTCGATGGTGGTGATTGCAGCCCTTGTCGGTGCGGACGGGTTGGGCGTGCCGGTGGTGCGGGCACTGAATTCGGTCAACACCGGATTGGGTTTTGAAAGCGGTCTGATCATCGTGGTTGTTGCCATCATGCTGGACCGGATGTTGCGGGTGGGTCAAAAATGA
- the ccoO gene encoding cytochrome-c oxidase, cbb3-type subunit II, whose protein sequence is MSDTEKTPPQKGFLAKHAMIERSATLLMVLSLVVVSIGGIVEIAPLFYLENTIEDVDGMRPYTPLELTGREIYVREGCYVCHSQMIRPMRDEVDRYGHYSLAAESMYDHPHQWGSKRTGPDVARVGGRYSNTWHVDHLSDPQSVVPESIMPKYAFLARTRIEDAHIEDLVKTHRAVGVPYTDEMVENARADFRAQADPDSDYDGLIERYGETANVSNFDGQPELTEMDAMIAYLQMLGTLVDFSTFTPDASR, encoded by the coding sequence ATGTCTGATACTGAAAAAACACCCCCGCAAAAGGGCTTCCTTGCAAAACACGCGATGATCGAACGTTCGGCAACCTTGCTGATGGTTCTGTCACTGGTCGTCGTCTCGATTGGCGGGATTGTGGAAATCGCGCCCCTCTTCTACCTCGAAAACACGATCGAGGACGTAGACGGGATGCGCCCCTACACCCCGCTGGAACTGACGGGTCGCGAAATCTATGTGCGCGAGGGCTGCTATGTCTGCCATTCCCAGATGATCCGTCCGATGCGCGACGAGGTTGACCGTTACGGTCACTACTCGCTGGCAGCCGAAAGCATGTATGACCACCCGCATCAGTGGGGGTCAAAACGCACCGGTCCCGACGTCGCGCGGGTTGGCGGGCGCTATTCCAACACATGGCATGTGGATCACCTGTCCGATCCGCAATCCGTAGTGCCGGAATCGATCATGCCGAAATACGCCTTTCTCGCCCGTACCAGAATCGAGGACGCACATATCGAGGATCTGGTCAAAACACACCGCGCCGTTGGTGTGCCCTACACAGACGAGATGGTCGAAAACGCCCGCGCCGATTTCAGGGCGCAGGCCGATCCCGACAGCGACTATGACGGGTTGATCGAACGCTATGGCGAAACGGCGAATGTCAGCAACTTTGACGGCCAGCCGGAACTGACCGAAATGGATGCGATGATCGCTTATCTGCAAATGCTGGGTACGCTGGTCGATTTCTCGACCTTCACACCCGACGCAAGCCGCTAG